One Peptococcaceae bacterium genomic window, CGCGGATCCGGTCAAAAATAACGATGGTATCGTTAATCGAATATCCGATGATGGTAAGAACAGCAGCAATAAACGAGCTGTCCACCTCAAACTGGAACAGGGAGAAAAACCCGATGGCCATAAAGGCGTCATGAAGCAGGGCCAAAATCGCGGCCACGGCAAACTTGAACTCAAAGCGGATGGTGATATAGATTATCTGCAAAATGGAGGCTATCACCAGGGCCAGAATACCGGCCCGTCTCAACTCGGCGCCGATAACGGGCCCAACCTTTTCGCTCCGGAGAAGGTCATATTTACCCAGTTTTTCTTCAAAAGCCTTGAGCACCTGCCCCAGCTTGTCCTGCTCAATTTCGACCGTCTTGATCACGATGCTGCCGTCCGAGGCCTCCTGTATACTGCTGTTTTCCAGGCCGAACTCGCCGAGGACCTGGCGAACTTCGCCCGTTTTGATACCGGCCTCGTTGAATTTCACCTGAATGAGCGAACCGCCCTTAAAATCGATTCCAAAGTTGAGCCCCTGTGTAAAAAGCGAAATCAACCCAATGACGATCAGCGCTGCGGAAATTATATACCATATTCTCCTTCTGCCAATGAAATCTATGCCGCTTCCTTTTATTCCGATAAAATCCATGCCAGTTTTCCTCCCCTAAGCCCCGTATAGTTTGGGGTTAGTAGCCACCCTCGAATCAGCCAGGGTTTTCAGCATATACCTGGTAAAGGTTATGGCGGTGAACATGCTGCTCAGGATACCGATGCTTAGTGTTACGGCGAAGCCTTTAATGGTTCCCGTTCCCAGGTAAAAAAGCACAGCGGCAGCAATCAAGGTCGTCACGTTGGCATCAAAAATCGTCCAGAAAGCCCTGGAAAACCCGGCATCAATAGCTGCCCGCAGGCTTTTGCCGTTTCGCAGTTCTTCTTTCAAACGCTCATAGATTATGATATTGGCATCAACGCACATCCCTACCGAAAGGAGGAAGCCGGCAATACCGGGCAAGGTAAGGGTGGCGTTGATCCCCGCCAGGATTCCAAGGACGATCAAGGCATAAAGCACCAGGGAGATGTTGGCTATAATGCCGGGAACCCGGTAGTAGAGCAGCATAAAAACCATGATGGCGACAAGTCCCCAGATACCAGCCGTCTTGCTTTTGACGATGGAGTCGGCTCCCAGGGTGGGCCCAACAGTTCTCTTCTCGATGATTTCCACCGGAACGGGTAGGGCGCCAGAACGTAAAAGGACCGCAATATTATGCGCCTCCTGCAGGTCCTTGTAACCTGTGATCCGCGCTCCTTCACCCTTGGTGATGGGTTCAATCACATAGGGAGCCTGCAGGATATCTTCATCAAGTAAAATGGCTATGATCCGCCTTTCATCACGCTTTCCGTTGACTTCGGGGTACTGGTTGACGAGCTGGGTGGTCACCTCGGCAAATTTCTGCGTTCCCTCCGGATTGAACTTGAGCCCCACGTAGAATTCACCGGTTTGCGGGTCTTTGCCTTCCTGGGCGTCCGCCAAATCCTTGCCGGTCAGCACTGTCGTCCCGTCAACTGTTTTAAACTCAAGCTGGGCTGTCTTACCAATTAGATTTATTGCTGTCTCAGGGTCTTTTACACCTGGAAGTTCAATCAGAATACGGTTTTCGCCTTCCTTTTGAATTACGGGCTCAGTCACACCCAATTTGTCAACCCTGTTGCGCATAATTGCAATAATCTGGCTAATCTCTTTATCGGTGACGGTCCCTTTGGCCTGCAGCCTGACCTGGACGCCGCCTTTAAGATCCAGTCCCAGTTTTAGGCTCTTTTTGAGAGGATTAACTGCCAGAATCGCCGCGCCGACTATTATTGCGGTAATCAGCAGCAACGCCACGACCTTACCCCACTTCATCTTCATGTCACCCCTTAAATATTGATGCTTTTAAGAAAATTCCACAATACCTGATTTATTATATTATCACCGGCAGTGCTTGTCAAATCTATTAAATGCCAGGATAGAAAGAACGAAATGCCTTACAACAGCCTGGCGTTATTTATGATAATGGAAAAGCGGGCGCTGAGAAAGGAAGCCGCACGGCGGCACATGAGCATCCTCTGCAAAAAAATTTCAAAGTATTCAATAACGGGCACAATGGCTGTTTCTATAACGAGGTACAGGGTAATCAACCGCTCGCTGCCGTTGATCACCAGGTCGGAATTTACTACCGCGTAATTTACCCTGTCATGTATATCAAACCGGGCGAAATCCGTATTGCGAACGCGGGAACGGTGTACATCCGTCTTGTCGGCCAGGACCAGGGCAGCAGTGATCAAATTAACTATTTGCCCTTCCTCTTCATCATGGTTTCCGATGGCCCCCATTACCAGGGCAATATCCTCGCAGGGCATTCCCAGCCTTTTAAGGATGGAAAATGCGATCAGCGCACCGCTCTGGCTGTGATTGGAACGGCTGATCACGTTGCCTATGTCATGAAGATACCCGGCTATCGCCGCGAGTTCAGCCAGGGAAGGAGGATATTCCAACTTTTTCAGAATCTCCCTGGCGTTTTGTGAAACAATTTCCAGGTGCCGGAAACTGTGGTCAGTATACCCCATAGCTCCAAGGTGGCAGTTGGCCATTTCCACATAACAGTTTACTTCCGGATCGTTTTTAACCTCTTCAAGAGTAATCAAGCAACATCACCTGCAGCGCACCCAACTTAGCGTGTTATTACGATGATATGTTGTTCTTAAACCGCTTTTTTTATCCCTAATAAAAAAACGCAGCGAGCTGCGTTTTTGCACTATTTACTTTATTCGTTTTTCTCTGCCTGTTCGCCGGTTTTCTCCTCAATCTCTTTAGCTTTCTTGTTTTCTTTGCCTTTCTTCGACTTTTTGTCGTCGTCGTCATCGACCTTGACAAAACCGACAGCCGAACGCTGCATGGTAATTCTCAAATTAGGGGCTATTTCCAATACCATGGTCTCGTCAGTAAGGGATGTTATGGTCCCGTGTATCCCGCCGATGGTAACAATCTTATCCCCTTTTTCCAGGTTGTTAAGCAGCTCCTGGCGTTGCTTTTTCTGTTTTTGCTGCGGCCTGATCATCAAAAAGTACATCAGAGCAAAGAAGAGTAGTAACCAGATAAAACTACTGCTCGCTCCCTGCGGCATTTAACTTCCCTCCTTATTTTTTAGACAAGCTCAGTTGATATTATACCTCATTTGCAGCGTAATTACTATAAAATTCCTCCCTAAAATCCTTTAAAGAATCGCGGGATATGGCCTCTCTGATTTTTTCCATCAACCGCAGGAGAAAATAGAGATTGTGCAGGGTGGTAAGCCTTAGCCCCAGAATTTCGTTGACGTTAAAAAGATGCCTGATGTAAGCGCGGGTAAAAGTCCGGCAAGTGTAGCACCCGCAATCGGGGTCCAGGGGCGAGAAATCGTATTTATAGCGCGCGTTCCTGATGACCAGTTTGCCTTTCCGAGTGAAGACCGTCCCGTTGCGGGCTATTCTGGTGGGAAGCACACAGTCAAACATGTCTATTCCCCGCCAGACCCCTTCAAGCATATAATCAGGTGAACCAGCTCCCATGAGGTAACGGGGTTTATCCTCTGGGAGCAAGGGAACCGTTTCATCCAGCATTTCATACATCAATTCCTTTGGTTCCCCCACGCTCAGCCCTCCAATGGCGTAACCGGGGAATCCAAGGGAAACCAGGTCCCTGGCGCTCGCTCTTCTCAGTTCCGCGAAGACGCTTCCCTGAACAATGGCAAAAAGGGCCTGGTCATCCCGGTGATGGGCTTTCAAACACCTCTCGGCCCAGCGCGTTGTTCTTTCCATGGCCTGCTTTGCGTATTCGCGGTCGGCAGGATAACCGGCGCATTCATCAAAGACCATGGCAATATCGGGGCCAAGCGCCATTTCTATTTCCATCACCTTCTCCGGGGTGAACAGGTGCCGGGAACCGTCAACATGTGAACGGAATTCCACGCCCTCCTCCGTAATCTTGCGCAAATCGCCGAGGCTGAAAACCTGGAAGCCCCCGCTGTCGGTCAAGATTACCCCGGGCCAAGCCATAAAAGAGTGCAGGCCGCCCGCTTCCCTGATCAATTCATGCCCCGGCCGGAGATAAAGATGATAAGCATTACACAAAACTACCCTCGCCCCAATCTCTTCAAGCTCCCGCGGCGACATTGCCTTGACCGTGGCCTGGGTTCCGACGGGCATAAAAACGGGAGTATCCACAATCCCGTGCGGCGTGTTGAGTTTTCCCAGCCTGGCTGTAGACTGGCTGCATTTCTTGGTAAGCTGGAACTTCACGGCTGGCACCCGTTTTTCTCCTTCCGCTGCTTTTTAGATTATTAACATGGCATCGCCAAAACTAAAAAAGCGGTACTGTTCTCTCACCGCCTGGTCGTATGCCCTGAAGATATTCTCTCTCCCGGCCAGGGCGCAAACCAGCATCAGCAGAGTTGACCTGGGCAGGTGAAAATTGGTGATCAGCCCGCTTATCACCTTGAATTCATAGCCGGGATAAATAAAAATATCCGTGGAATTGAAGCCAGGCCTTATCTCTCCATGCGAAAACGCGCTTTCCAGGGCCCTGGTCGAGGTGGTCCCCACTGCAATAACTCGCCTTCCTTCGCGCAGAGCCCTGTTCACCGAACCGGCAGCTTCCCGGCTTATCTCGTAATCCTCCCGGTGCATCCTGTGCCGGGTTATATCCTCCGCTTTAACCGGCCTGAAAGTCCCTGTTCCCACGTGAAGAAGTATTTCCACCCACTCCGCGCCTTTTTCTTTCAGCTTCTCGATTAAACCCGGCGTAAAATGAAGACCTGCCGTGGGAGCAGCGGCGGAACCGGGATGCCTGGCATAAACCGTTTGGTACCGTTCGGGGTTGGCCAGCTTTTCATGAATATACGGGGGGAGCGGCACTTGTCCCAGGCGGTCCAGCCATTCTTCAAACACACCTTCAAACGAAAAATCAAGCACCCGCTCTCCCGGGCCTTTCATTTCCACTACCCTGGCGCTGACTTCCCCCGCGCCAAAGTATATGACAGCGCCCAATTTAACTCGCTTCCCGGGACGCACCAGGGCTTCCCATCGCTTTTGATCCAAACGTTTCAACAGGAGGACCTCGACCCGCGCTCCTGTCTCCTCCTTCACGCCAAAGAGTCGGGCGGGAATAACCCGTGTGTTGTTGGCAGCCAGCACATCGCCTTCTTTAATGTATTCCAGGATGTCCGTGAACCTGCGGTGTTCGATTTCCCCGGACGCGCGTTTCAGCACGAGCAGCCTTGACTGTTCGCGGTGAGGCAGCGGCTCCTGCGCGATCAGGCACGCTGGCAAATAGTAATCAAAATCAGCCAGTTTCATAACCGTTCTTCCCCAACTAGGCCCTCTGCTCTTACCGGGCCTGGTTATATGGTTTGACCTCCAGCCGCCCGTCATTCAGCCCCTGGTTGTAAAAATGCTCGATGATCCTCCGGTAGCCCACTCCCCGCGCGGCCATTCCCCACGCCCCCCACTGGCTCATGCCCAGGCCGTGCCCGTAGCCCCTGCCGGTGATGGTCACGGTGTTAAACACCTTGGGAATGGTTTTCATCCCTTCTGCTGAAACTACATAGTAATTATCATTGTTCCCATTGAGTTTCCCGGTAAAACCGTCGGCGTTGATCGATACCAGGTCGCTGGCCCGGTTAAAGACGTCCAGGGTGGCAAAAGCGTTCCAAACCTGGATGGTAGAATCAAAGGTGATGTTGAAAAGCGTGCTTCTTAAACCTAGAACAGAGCGGATGTTATCCTTAAAAAAGCTCTTTATCCCATTTGTTCCTATAATATCAAGCCGGGTAACCCGGCCCGACTGGGTTTGAACGGGAAGGTATTCCCGCGTGACGGGATCGACAGCCTGCCGGCTCACAGCCAGCTCAACGACCTGGCCCACGCTGACCTTTTCGCCGGGATTCTCCGCATTCCATTTCTTTAACACATCCAGCAGTTCCTGTCTCGAAAAAGTCTTTTCCCACTGGTAGCTAACCCCCGGCCAATCCCCGTACTGCGTGACCTGGGTGGCATAAGAATCTTCGGGTGTTGGAACTGGACGAATATAGGGAAGGTTATAAGACCAGACATTGACGGCGCTTTCCGTATAACCGCCGGCGTTGGCATGAAAAAAAGCCTGGATGAGCTTGCCGTCATAATAAATGACAAGCCCCCGGGTAGCGTCAACCGCCCTTTTTACCGGTTCGCCGCCCTGCAGCTCCGAGTCATAGCCGCCGTACACCTGCGACATCTGGGTTGTCTCGACATCGTAATTGAGATAAGGGTTCTCCTTCTTGTAAAAGGCATAAGTCCGCGAAGCGACGGCTTGGGCTTTATAAGCCTCTTCCGGGGCCCCTAGGCCCATTTCAGCTCCCACCACGCTGTAAAGGTACTGTTCCATATCGATTACATTTATTAAATATATTTTGCCGCCGAGGTTTTCTACTAACAGGTCTCCCCTGTACCGCTTGTTCTTATAGCGAAAAACGTTAAGCTGTCCCGCGTCCTTTTGCCGTAAGATGACCAGTGAGCTGAGCGCGCCCTGCACTGGGGACCCGTTATGGGAAACCTGAATATTGCCGTTGCCTTTGGGAGCGACAATCCAGGTGCCGGTATTTGCGTTTGAACTGATCACTCTTTGCGTTACATAATCCACAAGTTCATAACTGCCTTCGCTGACGGAAAAATCCGCAGAAGAAATGCCGGAAGCGAGGAGAACACGCAGCGAATTCTGAGGACAGGCAAACTGGGCTCCATAAATTGCAGAAGGCAAAGCGCAAAACAGCAAGCAGGCCAGGAGAAAGAGGAAAAAGGCAGAAACTGCTTTATCTTTTGTTATGATCCGCATTTCAACCCCCGCTCAATACTGTGATAAATCCCTTTCTTTTTTCGACAGTCTGCAACTTTTTTCCTTCCCGGCTTGCAATTTTCGCCCTGCCCATTTATTTACAGGTTACTTTTTACCCCCGTTACTGCCGCCACCGGAATCGTTTTGTTTACTGCTGTTATTATCTTCGCTTTGCTTACCGTTCCCGTTTTCTGCTTTTTTTCCTTCAACTTTCTTTTCTGTTCCCCTGTGCTGTTCTTCCGGCTGTTTTACTGTTTCAGTGCGCCTTTCTTTCGCCTCTTCCTGCAATTTCTTTTGTTTTTCTTCGAATTTTTCTTGCATTTCCCTCAGCTTATCCCTGTCCTGCCGGACCTTGGAAACCAGCTGGCCGGGAACACCTCCCGCCTCCCTGACAGCCCTGGCTATGCCGTTCTCCCTTATATCTTCGATCGATATTTCCATCCCTTCCTCCAGGGCTTCCATCATTATTACGTACTTGCCGGGGGAGACCCCTTTGGACCTGGCTGCGGCGCGTATTTCGGCAGATATTTCGATAGTTTCGACCTGGGCGGGAATATTTTTTTCTTCCAGAACTTCGATGACCCTTTGTTCAAGGTTCCCGGCTCCATCCGGCAGCCCTTTCTCGCTGCTGGCAGTGATCAAAACGATGTTCTCTTTGCCTGGAGCAAGGTATTTCTCTTTCACAGCCTCTCTGGCAACTGTTTCCACGGCCTGCTGTACAGGAACCCCGATTATATTCACTTTCTGCAGCAAACTAGCGCCTTCTTCATTCAATCCCAGGGCCTCCAGGACCCTCCCTCTGCTGTTCAGACCAAGTTCCAGGCTGGGATTGATGTCAACACCGATATAGGCCACAACCTGCTGCGGGCCTGTCAGAAGCAAGCCGGGCATGGCAGGTATTAATAAAACGAACAGGACAAAACTGGCCGCAAGTGCTGCGAAGAACTTCCAGGCATAAACACGCTTCCCGGCTGCAGGCAGGCAGTACTCTACCTCGCTTCCTACCTGGGGAAATGAAGATCTTGACCAGGGGACCCGCTGGAATTCCCCCTGCGGCGTCATAACCGTGATATACCCTTGGGGGGACGTTTCCATTACCAGTCCTTTTCTTTTCTCCGTCACTGCCTTCACCCCTTTAGTCCCCGCAGGTATTCCTGCAAAAAGTAATACTCGTCCATCAGGATGACGGTTAACGCGATGATATACTTGCGCTGCCTCTCCATTGTCTTGCGGCTAACCCCGACCGTTGGCTCAAGTTCTTTCAGCGGCAGCGATTTTGTCCGCTGAAGATGCCGGCGCAGCCCATCATTTTCGTAAATTTTCCGGGCAACCTGAAAAGCAGCTACCCGGGCGTCCTGGTGCTTTGGCGAAGCCTTTACCAGGTCCTGCAGCGTTATTCCAAAAGACTCAAGCCTTTTTTTATACTCCATAATTTCGCTGCGCCGCAGCTCGCTCATTTCCTGTTCAAAAATATCGTTTCGGGTCTTTTCCCAGGTAAGCTTATCAAGCTGTTGAATGCACCCCGGCCTATCCCCTTCTTCCTCAAAAAAGGACGACCAGGGTATTTCCCTTTGCTCTCTTTGTCTTTTACGAAAATAATCAATCATCCGCCTTTTTATTACAGATTCGGCAAAGGCAAAGAAAGAGCCTCCTTGACTGCGGTCATATTTATCAAGCGCTTCGTTGAAAGCCATCAAGGCCACGCTCGCTTCATCATCCACTCCCACGTGCACAAACCGCCTGCATACTTGCGAGGCGACCTTTAGAACAAAGGGAAGGTACCGCCGGATAAGGTCCTCCCTTTGCTGTGCCTGACCCTGCTGGACCATGTCTATAGCCTGGCGCAACTGATCGTCCAACATGATCACCTCTCACTTAATAATTTCGCGGCCAGTTACCGTTTTATGCGGGTCAGCGGCGAAAAACCAGGTTCAATAACAGGGTCAGCACCAGGCTGAGAATGATCGAGGTGACCAGTGGAAAATAAAAAGTGAAATTTCCTTTGCGGAAAATAATGTCTCCCGGAAGACGGCCGATCCCGCTTATTTTGCTTATCGCCAGGAGAAACAGCCCCATCAGAACAATAAAGGCACCCAGGCTAATCAATACCCTGGCCATTCCGGAAAAATCGTTCATTCTTTCATCCCCCTATTGCTTTTTCAGCTCCTGATTTTTGCCTGCTTTTTTCAAAGGCAGGTGCCTGTCCCTTTCGCTGTAAATACACCCGCAGTACTGCTGGCGGTACATCTGTTCTTCCCTGGAAATCCTGACCCCTTCACGGTAACCGGGCCGGAAATCGTGATAATAAAATGGAATGCCCATCTCCTCACCGGCCGCCTCCCCGATGTCCTTTATCAGGTCGTGTTTCTGCATGGGGCTGACCAGAAGGGTTGAAGAAAAAGCGTCAAAACCTCCTTTTTTGGCAACCCGGGCGGCTCTTCGCAAGCGCATCCCGTAGCAAATACGGCAGCGGTCTCCTTCCCGGAACGACACGCCGCGCAGGAACTCGTCCAGCTCGTACTCGCTGTCGATTATTACGGGAAGACCCGTCTTCTCCACGTACTGTTCAAAGGTTTCCAGCCGTTTTCTAAACTCGGTGTACGGGTGAATATTGGGGTTATAAAAATACCCCGTAAGGTCATGCCCCTGCTCTGTTAACTCTTTGACCGGGAAAATGCTGCACGGCCCGCAGCAGGCATGCAGTAATATTTTCAAAGCAGTCCGCCTCCTACCACAGCGTTAAATTGGGATCCTCGTTTTTATCATAACTGATATTCAGGTGCCGGTAGGCAAGAGGGGTGGCTACCCTTCCCCGCGGGGTACGCTGCAGGAAACCGATCTGCAGCAAAAACGGCTCGTAGACATCCTCAATCGTTACCGTTTCCTCGCTGATGGAAGCAGCCAGCGTTTCTAATCCCACCGGACCTCCTCCGAATTTCTGGATTATGGTGAGCAGCATCTGGCGATCAATGGCATCAAGGCCGAGATGATCCACTTCCAGCAAATCCAGCGCTTGGTCGGCCAGCTGGCTGGTGATGACCTTCTCTCCCTGGACCTGGGCAAAATCCCGGACCCTTTTTAAAAGACGGTTGCCGATGCGGGGAGTTCCCCGGGAACGCTTGCCGATTTCCAAAGCTCCCAAGGGATCAATCCCTATCTTCAAAATGCGGGCCGCCCTTTCTATAATTGTAACCAGGTCTTCCTCCCGATAAAAGTCCAGGCGGCTGACGACACCGAACCTGTCTCTTAAAGGGGCGGTGAGGTTTCCGATCCTCGTGGTGGCTCCCACCAGGGTAAACGGGGGCAGTTCAAGGCGGATCGAGCGCGCGCTGGGTCCTTTGCCGATCACTATATCCAGGGCAAAGTCCTCCATCGCCGGGTAAAGGACCTCTTCCACCGCGCGGTTAAGGCGGTGGATCTCATCGATAAACAGGATATCACGCGGCTGAAGATTGGTCAAAATGGCAGCCAGGTCGCCGGGGCGTTCAATGGCGGGCCCTGAAGTTGCCCGGATCTGGGCTTCCATTTCCGTGGCGATGATATAGGCCAGGGTTGTCTTTCCCAAACCCGGCGGACCATAGAGCAAAACATGGTCGAGCGCCTCTTTCCTCTGTTTTGCTGCTTCTATGAACACGGCCAGGTTTTCTTTAACCTTGTCCTGCCCGATGTAGTCCCGCAAGCGGTGGGGCCTCAGCTTTTGCTCATCTGCTTCCTCTTCCGTCACGGCCGGTGTGATTATTCTTTCTTCATTCATGGTTTCCTCCAGAACTTAATATTTTGCCAGTGATTTAAAGGCTATACGCAGCAGCTCCTCAACGGATTGCTTACCCGACGAGGGATCGGGAAACGGTACGGCTTTCTGGGCTTCAGGCAGGGTGTAGCCCAAGGCCAAGAGAGCAGCCACAGCTTCCTCTCTCGCCTCGGCAAAGGACTGGGCTGTCCCCGGCCCGGCGTACTCCAGCATTTCCTGTTTCCCGACCTTATCCTTCAGTTCAAGAATTATTCTTTCGGCTGTTTTTTTCCCCACTCCCGGTATAGCGGAAAAAACCGCAGCGTCGCCAACCAGAATTGCCCTCTTCAGTTCCGGCACCCTTAATCTGGAAAGGATCGCCAGGGCCAGTTTGGGTCCAATACCGGAAACGGACATCAGCATGACAAAGAATTCTTTTTCTTCAGAACTGAAAAACCCGAAAAGACTTAAATCATCTTCTCGAATATGAAGGTACGTATAAAGAGCGATCTCCTCCCGCAGCGGAGGAAGAGATTCCCAGGTAAAGGCCGGAACAAAAATGCGGCAGCCCAGCCCGCCAGTCTGGACAACCACATAGTTTGTTCCTTTGGCAACCAGCCGGCCTTGTATAAATTCCAGCAACATTCTCACCCTTTCGACACCAACTTACAGTCAACGCAAAACCGAATGAAAAGAGTGCCCGTGACAGATGGCCACGGCCAGGGCATCAGCCGCATCGTCAGGCTTGGGTATTTCCGGGAGGTTAAGAATCGCTCTGACCATGAACTGCACCTGCTGCTTTTCCGCCCTTCCGTAGCCGACCACCGCCTGCTTCACCTGCAGCGGCGTGTATTCGAAAACAGGTAAACCTTTCAAATGCGAAGCCAAAATGATAACACCCCTGGCCTGCCCCACCACCAGCGCAGTCTTCAAATTCTTATTGAAGAATAATTCTTCAATAGCCAAGTGCTGCGGTTTAAAATTGTCGATA contains:
- the ruvC gene encoding crossover junction endodeoxyribonuclease RuvC, with translation MIILGVDPGTAATGYGVLEQKGSSFMPIEYGVIRSAKEKDAAQRLYEIFLGINRVIDNFKPQHLAIEELFFNKNLKTALVVGQARGVIILASHLKGLPVFEYTPLQVKQAVVGYGRAEKQQVQFMVRAILNLPEIPKPDDAADALAVAICHGHSFHSVLR